A genomic segment from Pyrodictium occultum encodes:
- a CDS encoding diphthine--ammonia ligase, protein MRACSMFSGGKDSTYALHWAVLHGFQVCCLVTLRPRLGWASMLFHYPGVELTRLQAEALELPLVEGEAGEDEEAGLVEVLRRARGRGCEAVVAGALLSDYQRLRFAAAAEEVGLRIFTPLWRINQVEYMRSLVREGFKVMVVSVQAYGLPGSLVGRVLDEETVEEIIERARRYGFNPAFEGGEAETLVLDAPLFRKQLRVEGVVERLGPDHYFYKITRAWLVPKHGVPGG, encoded by the coding sequence GTGCGGGCCTGCAGCATGTTCAGCGGCGGGAAGGACAGCACCTACGCGCTTCACTGGGCGGTGCTCCACGGCTTCCAGGTCTGCTGCCTGGTGACCCTTAGACCGAGGCTGGGCTGGGCGAGCATGCTGTTCCACTATCCTGGCGTGGAGCTCACCAGGCTCCAGGCAGAGGCTCTGGAGCTGCCTCTGGTCGAGGGCGAGGCCGGGGAGGACGAAGAGGCGGGGCTTGTGGAGGTGCTGCGTAGGGCCCGTGGACGGGGCTGCGAGGCGGTGGTTGCCGGGGCTCTGCTGAGCGACTACCAGAGGCTGAGGTTTGCAGCCGCCGCCGAGGAGGTGGGGCTCCGCATCTTTACGCCGCTCTGGAGGATAAACCAGGTAGAGTACATGAGGAGCCTGGTGCGCGAGGGCTTCAAGGTGATGGTGGTGAGCGTTCAGGCCTACGGGCTCCCTGGGAGCCTCGTTGGAAGAGTTCTCGACGAGGAGACGGTGGAGGAGATAATAGAGAGAGCGAGGCGCTACGGCTTTAACCCGGCCTTCGAGGGCGGGGAAGCGGAGACACTAGTCCTTGATGCTCCACTTTTCCGAAAACAGCTTAGAGTTGAGGGCGTCGTAGAGCGGCTTGGACCAGACCACTATTTC